From Mucilaginibacter gotjawali:
TAAACAACCATAAGGCATGTCATCAGGAAGCCCGTAGGTACGCCTGGTAATTTGTCCTGCGCCCGAAACAGACCAACCTAGTCCGGCCCAACTTGCCACATCAGTGACCTTATTACCTGACGCATGATACGACAACGTAATTGGTACTTGAAAACCGCCCGCTTCAATCGTGTATAGCGGTATCGATATATCAGGTATTCCGGTAAATTCATTTACCTGGTACGTGCCATATTTCTCAATCGCGGTAGCTGTGGGCGAGCGCGGAAAAGGCTGCGGAACAAAATAATTGATCTGTGTACCTGACTGCGCTTTTAAATGAGATGGCAAAAAGCATGAGGCAACTGTCAGAAAAGACAAAAGAAATGGTTTAAGTTTAATAAGTTTCATTCGAAAAGGCGTTTTAGGTAACAAAAAATAATTGGCATCAATATCATGCCCAAGGGGAATTGGGTTGAGCCAATCAGGTTCGAGGTATACTGGATGGTTTCATTGCAAATTAGGTTTATAGGTTTTTGGATAAAATTTAATAGTCTAATGTAAAATATAAATTTTAGAAATCCAAAGAAAATACATGCGGCTTTGAAATATTTATTTTGAGCTCAATTCCTTCAACGTAGAGGTAATCCTTTAACAGTTTTATGCGTTTTACCGTTGATTAAGTCAAAAGAGAAAAGTATTTATCATATTTGTAGTTTGATGGTTATTTAAATATTAACCAAAAGCTATAATTACGATGGCCGACCTAACACCACCTTATCAAAATAAATCATTAGCTGACATTCCGGGGAGGTATGGAAGGATATTCCAGGTTTCGAAAGCACCTACCAGGCCTCTACACTGGGCAGAATAAAATCATTGGACCGTATTATCCCGCATCCCCGGCTCTACCAGCAGTTTGTAAAAGGACAGATCCTAAGTCAGAAAGTCAATCAAAACCAAAACCTTAAAACGGGTGACCCTTCGATCTATTTGTCAGTAACACTAACCGTTGAAAGCGAGCCAAAATGTTTCAACACCCGCAGGCTCATTTACAAGACATTTATTGACCCGCACCTAGATTACGAAAAAGACGGTTTGTATGTCATCAATCTCGATGGCGACGGTTATAACAACCAGCCTGAGAATTTACGGTTGATGACTAAAAGCGAAAAATCATTACGCGCCTTTGCACGGGACAGGGTTCCTCCATCCATCCTCAAAACAGGTGATCGTACCCACTGGCGCAAAAACTATTCCACCAGCAAGCCGGTGGAGCAATATGATTTAAAGGGGAACTTTATAAAAGAATACCGGAGTATAAAAGAAGCCGCAAGGCAAACTCGTATTGAGGACAAAGTGATCATCCAGGTGGCCAAGGGGATGTACAAGCAATGGAACGGGTTTGTTTGGAAGTATAGGGAGAAATAAACGGTCAGTTTGCATAGCCGTTAAAGTGCAAAATAAAAGCTACTCCAAACATGTTACCATCAATAGGACTAAGTTATTATTTTCGATATCACATGCTAAACCAATTGAAAGAGGCTGTAAGTGGCGTTGAATGGGGGCATACGAATCAGATTTTTACAATAATCCTGTCGTAAAAGCCTGTAGGGATGAATATTTAAGTAATAAAACAATCGACATGAAAACTACTAATACTTTTGACGGTGCTGTAGATGAATTTGCAAAAAAAATATAATACATTTTTAAGTTTCTAGGAAGCCGAAGGTTAAAATCCTTCGAGTGACATTGTTAATAATTTTAACTCTTTTTTTCCATTAGACTATTTTTATAAATTACTTGCTCCAAAAGTGCAGCAACCGTAACAGTTGCCTCTAAAAATTAATATCATGAAAAATAAATTTCTTGTAGCCGGAATTATCGTTTTAGGTATTTGCTTCTCATCGTGTAAAACCAAAAATAAACCTTCCGATAACATCGATTTAGGTATATCAAATAATAGCTTAAATAATGAACAAATTGATGTTGAAATATTTACAAACGGCAAACAGTTTTTTAAAAAAAAGCTCATAAAGAGTTTCTATTTTGAGAAACATCGGTTACGACCTGGGAATTACCTATTGAAAATAAGTATAAAAATAGAAATTTATCCAACACGTACAATGTTGCAGTTGAAGAAGATCAATCATATCTAATGACATTGGACTACACTTATACCCCCCATTTGATTCGGCAAAATTTTTATTGTAAAACATGCCATAAAAAACAGAGTGATCAAGCAACAGGATTCTTCTTTATTTTTAAAGGACGTAGAAAACAACAAAGCGTCATACAAAGAATCACCAAGAAAAATAAGATTTGAATTTATAAACAGAAAAAATATAGGTATTAATTAGCGATATCGAATATCAATAATGTCTTTCTATATAGCTTTTAAAGTTAAATAATTTACTGAAAATTATCGATTTGACTACTATGGATTTTGGTACAACTCACACAACAAAGTGCAGTATTGGAACGGCGAATACAATGGAAAAAACTACCGGCGGGTGTCTATTATATATTGTTACCGCGAAAAACGGCATGAAAAAGTCCACGGACCGCTGACGATTTAAAGGTGAAAATTTTACCAGTTCTCTAAAAAATTAAACATTTTAAATGTTGACTAGTTAGTTAAATCATTTTTTTTTCTAACGCAGTATTTTTACACAAGTTTTGCGATACCATTACTCAATCGTTTTGCACCACGCTCCATTGAAGGTCCTAATTACCCTGTGATCATTTAATAGTTCATAGAATCCTTTCGGTTAATTATTCATTGTCAACTACTGTGAAAATTAAATGATTTTCACCTGTCAAACCTGTTATCAAAATTATTTGAGGGTCCGACCCTCGAAGGAACCCATTATCGATTTCGAGCTTTCCAACCTTTGTCCCAATGCCAATGGCAGACTGTTTAAGGTCTTTGACATCCGGGAACGAAGCATTATCCTGTTAGCACCAGGAAATATTGTGAAGCTGAGATTGTATCAAGATAGCGAAAGCGCAATGGCAGACGAGAGTCCGGTTTGTAGAAACCGAGGTGAGTAGTTCCGAAAATATATTTTATAGGAGGGAGCCCTGTTGCTCCCTTTTTTTATGCCATCAATTTTATGAATGCAAACATTAACGCCCGCGACATTAA
This genomic window contains:
- a CDS encoding NUMOD1 domain-containing DNA-binding protein — its product is MTKSEKSLRAFARDRVPPSILKTGDRTHWRKNYSTSKPVEQYDLKGNFIKEYRSIKEAARQTRIEDKVIIQVAKGMYKQWNGFVWKYREK